The Primulina tabacum isolate GXHZ01 chromosome 7, ASM2559414v2, whole genome shotgun sequence genome includes a window with the following:
- the LOC142550574 gene encoding uncharacterized protein LOC142550574, whose translation MNQEEADDANEVVSGTILLQKVPAYALFDCGATHSFVSKRFAKKLGLKPESLTEPFRIATHTSKTIETHEIHKDCKIGIANQTFSADLIQLVMVDFDIILGMDWLANNNAIVDCKGKRVKLRTPNQKEIVYHGKSKKRKSLLSASQAWKAMKSGEDIYLVMINEVQGEVKMRIEDIPIVCEFPDVFPEELPGTVPDRVVEFEINLVPGAAPISKAPYRMAPAELKELKEQLQELLDKKQIRPSVSPWGAPVLFVKKKDGSMRLCIDYRELNKITIRNKYPLPRIDDLFDHLKGAAVFYKLDLRTGYHQLKEEHEEHLRLALQTLREKELYAKFKKCYYRKFVEGFSSIAIPLTKLTQKNSKFIWTKVARKVFRY comes from the exons ATGAACCAAGAAGAGGCGGACGACGCCAATGAAGTCGTATCAGGTACCATCTTACTTCAAAAAGTACCTGCTTATGCATTGTTTGACTGTGGTGCTacacattcttttgtgtcaaaaAGGTTTGCTAAGAAATTAGGACTTAAGCCCGAATCTCTAACTGAACCTTTTCGGATAGCCACACATACGAGTAAGACCATAGAAACTCATGAAATTCACAAGGATTGTAAGATCGGTATCGCTAATCAGACTTTCAGTGCCGACTTGATACAATTGGTTATGGTCGATttcgacatcattctagggatggattggttagccaataATAATGCCATAGTGGACTGTAAAGGAAAAAGAGTTAAGCTCCGAACCCCAAATCAGAAAGAGATCGTGTATCATGGTAAATCCAAGAAACGAAAATCACTCCTTTCCGCTTCCCAGGCATGGAAGGCCATGAAATCCGGAGAAGACATCTACCTAGTAATGATCAACGAAGTGCAAGGAGAAGTCAAAATGAGGATCGAAGACATCCCAATAGTATGTGAGTTCCCGGATGTTTTCCCAGAAGAACTCCCAGGGACAGTTCCGGACCGCGTAGTTGAGTTCGAAATTAATCTGGTTCCTGGTGCAGCAccaatctctaaagcaccttacagGATGGCGCCAGCtgaactcaaggagctaaaagagcaactccaagaattgctggACAAAAAACAAATTCGACCTAGTGTGTCCCCATGGGGAGCGCCAgtactctttgtgaagaagaaagatgggagtatgagattgtgcatcgacTATAGGGAACTGAACAAGATCACTATCAGGAACAAGTACCCTCTTCCGAGAATAGACGATCTATTTGACCATCTCAAGGGAGCCGCAGTCTTTTATAAATTGGATCTGAGGACTGGataccaccaactgaag GAAGAACATGAAGAGCACCTCCGCCTTGCACTACAGACACTGAGGGAGAAAGAGCTATATGCtaagtttaagaaat gttattacaggaagttcgtcGAAGGTTTTTCTTCCATAGCTATACCACTGACtaagctcactcagaagaattCTAAGTTCATCTGGACGAAGGTTGCGAGAAAAGTTTTCAGATATTGA